In Variovorax paradoxus, a single genomic region encodes these proteins:
- a CDS encoding amidohydrolase family protein, with the protein MTDISTTTGTPAPLRVNPPPHPNPSRPAYRLPPGACDAHCHVFGPGARFAYSPKRTYEPTDAPAAVRALHALLGIERVVLVQASIHGHDNSAMLDAIAQSPDTYRGVAMVPASIADAELRALHEGGVRSLRFNFVRRLGGAPDLDAIRSLAHRVKTLGWHLVLHFDPQDLPVYRQFLDELPLPYVIDHMGRVLAESGPRQEPFDALLELMKDERCWVKVSGAERTSHLLSGPGLPFEDAVPCAPADPGGPDRVLWGTDWPHPSVREMPDDGKLVDLLPLFSDDPAVLHKLLVDNPTRLYWQD; encoded by the coding sequence ATGACAGACATCAGCACAACCACCGGCACGCCCGCTCCTCTCAGGGTCAATCCCCCGCCGCACCCGAACCCCAGCCGGCCCGCCTACCGGCTGCCGCCCGGCGCCTGCGACGCGCACTGCCACGTGTTCGGGCCCGGTGCGCGCTTTGCGTACTCGCCCAAACGCACCTACGAACCGACGGACGCGCCGGCGGCGGTGCGCGCGCTGCATGCGCTGCTCGGCATCGAGCGCGTGGTGCTGGTGCAGGCCAGCATCCACGGCCACGACAACAGCGCGATGCTGGACGCCATCGCACAGTCGCCCGACACCTACCGCGGCGTCGCGATGGTGCCCGCATCCATTGCCGACGCCGAGCTGCGAGCCCTGCACGAGGGCGGCGTGCGTTCGCTGCGCTTCAACTTCGTGCGGCGGCTGGGCGGCGCGCCCGATCTCGACGCCATCCGCAGCCTGGCCCATCGCGTGAAGACGCTGGGCTGGCACCTGGTGCTGCACTTCGACCCGCAGGACCTGCCGGTGTACCGCCAGTTCCTCGACGAGCTGCCGCTGCCCTACGTGATCGATCACATGGGCCGCGTGCTCGCCGAAAGCGGCCCGCGGCAAGAGCCTTTCGACGCGCTGCTCGAACTCATGAAGGACGAACGCTGCTGGGTCAAGGTGAGCGGCGCGGAGCGTACCTCGCACCTGCTGTCGGGACCGGGCCTGCCTTTCGAGGACGCCGTGCCCTGCGCGCCGGCTGATCCAGGCGGCCCCGACCGCGTGCTCTGGGGCACCGACTGGCCGCACCCCAGCGTGCGCGAGATGCCCGACGACGGCAAGCTGGTCGACCTGCTGCCGCTTTTTTCAGACGATCCCGCCGTGCTCCACAAGCTGCTGGTGGACAACCCCACGCGCCTTTACTGGCAAGACTGA
- a CDS encoding flavin reductase family protein, whose amino-acid sequence MLFIDPENAPGFKRTLFNAIVAPRPIGWISTMSPEGQVNLAPFSHFNLVSTAPPVVMFSCNAPADRHEKDTITNVRATGEFVTNLVTWELRDLMNISSLDAPYGTDEFELAGLEKAQSQKVRPPRVARSPASMECKLLRIVEIEPQGPGDTVSNVVFGRVVGIHLDPAFVEPNGRFDVARTLLTRLGGNQYASVGPLVELSRPSPRRD is encoded by the coding sequence ATGCTCTTCATCGACCCCGAAAACGCACCCGGTTTCAAGCGCACCCTGTTCAACGCCATCGTGGCGCCCCGGCCCATCGGCTGGATCAGCACGATGAGCCCCGAAGGCCAGGTCAACCTGGCGCCGTTCTCTCACTTCAACCTGGTTTCCACGGCGCCGCCGGTGGTGATGTTCTCCTGCAACGCGCCCGCCGACCGGCACGAGAAGGACACCATCACGAACGTGCGCGCGACCGGCGAGTTCGTCACCAACCTCGTGACCTGGGAGCTGCGCGACCTCATGAACATCAGCTCGCTCGACGCGCCCTACGGCACCGACGAGTTCGAACTCGCCGGCCTGGAGAAGGCGCAAAGCCAGAAGGTGCGACCGCCGCGCGTGGCGCGCTCGCCGGCGAGCATGGAATGCAAGCTGCTGCGCATCGTCGAGATCGAGCCGCAGGGGCCGGGCGACACGGTCAGCAACGTGGTGTTCGGCCGGGTGGTCGGTATCCACCTGGACCCGGCCTTCGTCGAGCCGAACGGCCGTTTCGACGTGGCGCGCACCCTGCTCACGCGGCTGGGCGGCAACCAGTACGCGTCGGTCGGCCCGCTGGTCGAACTCTCGCGGCCGAGCCCGCGGCGCGACTGA
- a CDS encoding HpcH/HpaI aldolase family protein, whose amino-acid sequence MKDSSTAEAQLGTFVKTGSPQTVEVLGTTGLDFVVVDAEHAPFDRALLDLMVMGGRAAGIPVFIRIPEINPAVILSCLDIGAAGLLVPHVDTAEQAREVVAMARYRGGRRGYSGGPRFAGYASLGMAQALQLGDQAQIVCQIESAQAVEEAQAIADVPGVAGLFVGRADLALSMGLDDRAPEVLQATRVALQAATRAGKLAGMHVGGTPEREQFMAEGANWFVVSSDQTLLRQAVQAFAGPPRTSRAR is encoded by the coding sequence ATGAAAGACAGCAGCACGGCCGAAGCGCAACTCGGCACCTTCGTCAAGACCGGTTCGCCGCAAACCGTCGAAGTGCTCGGTACCACCGGCCTGGACTTCGTCGTGGTCGACGCCGAGCACGCGCCCTTCGATCGCGCGCTGCTCGACCTGATGGTGATGGGCGGGCGCGCCGCTGGGATACCGGTGTTCATCCGCATCCCGGAGATCAATCCGGCGGTGATTCTTTCCTGCCTCGACATCGGCGCGGCCGGGCTGCTGGTGCCGCACGTGGACACCGCCGAACAAGCCCGCGAGGTGGTGGCCATGGCGCGCTACCGCGGCGGCCGCCGCGGCTACTCGGGCGGCCCGCGTTTTGCGGGCTACGCGAGCCTGGGCATGGCGCAGGCGCTGCAGCTGGGCGACCAGGCGCAGATCGTCTGCCAGATCGAGAGCGCGCAGGCCGTCGAGGAAGCGCAGGCGATTGCCGACGTGCCGGGCGTGGCGGGCCTGTTCGTGGGCCGCGCCGACCTGGCGTTGTCGATGGGGCTGGACGATCGCGCGCCGGAGGTGCTGCAGGCCACCCGCGTGGCGCTGCAGGCGGCCACGCGAGCCGGCAAGCTCGCGGGCATGCACGTGGGCGGCACGCCCGAGCGCGAGCAATTCATGGCCGAGGGCGCCAACTGGTTCGTCGTTTCGTCCGACCAGACCTTGCTGCGGCAGGCGGTGCAGGCCTTTGCCGGACCGCCCAGGACATCTAGAGCGCGCTGA
- a CDS encoding Bug family tripartite tricarboxylate transporter substrate binding protein, with protein MAAWASNSGWPNRPIRMVVPFPAGGSTDMVARYLAQGLGERLGAPVVVDNRAGAAGNIGTDAVAKAAPDGYTIGLVTSGPLVNNKFLYKSMPFDGDKDLTPIALVCEIPMVFVSNPEQLKVRNLKEFVEAAKAKPSAFSVATPGNGTIGHLALADLSQTVGVRLQDVPYRGDTPALTDLLGGVVQAISAPVSTFIPNIQAGKLRGLAVTSGTRFPGLPDVPTAKEQGIDQTATVWFAMVGPAGMPAPMVQRLNAEINRLLESPQGKSKLQQYGGVVASGAPALLRQRIEADGQKWQRVIKTAQIKLD; from the coding sequence ATGGCTGCATGGGCCTCGAACAGCGGGTGGCCGAACCGCCCGATCCGCATGGTCGTGCCCTTCCCGGCTGGCGGCAGCACCGACATGGTGGCGCGCTATCTCGCGCAGGGCCTGGGCGAGCGCCTGGGCGCCCCCGTCGTGGTCGACAACCGGGCCGGCGCGGCCGGCAACATCGGCACCGACGCCGTGGCGAAGGCCGCACCCGACGGTTACACCATCGGCCTGGTCACCTCGGGCCCGCTGGTGAACAACAAGTTCCTCTACAAGTCGATGCCCTTCGACGGCGACAAGGACCTGACACCGATTGCGCTGGTCTGCGAGATCCCGATGGTCTTCGTCAGCAACCCCGAGCAGCTGAAGGTGCGCAACCTCAAGGAGTTCGTGGAGGCGGCGAAGGCCAAACCTTCCGCGTTCTCCGTCGCCACGCCCGGCAACGGCACCATCGGCCACCTGGCGCTGGCCGACCTGTCGCAGACAGTCGGCGTGCGCCTGCAGGACGTGCCTTATCGCGGCGACACCCCCGCGCTCACGGACCTGCTGGGCGGCGTGGTGCAGGCCATCTCGGCGCCCGTCTCCACCTTCATTCCGAACATCCAGGCAGGCAAGCTGCGCGGGCTGGCGGTGACATCGGGCACGCGCTTTCCCGGCCTGCCCGATGTGCCGACCGCCAAGGAGCAGGGCATCGACCAGACGGCGACGGTGTGGTTCGCGATGGTCGGGCCGGCAGGCATGCCGGCACCCATGGTGCAGCGACTCAACGCCGAGATCAACCGCCTGCTCGAATCCCCGCAGGGCAAGAGCAAGCTGCAGCAATACGGCGGCGTGGTGGCAAGCGGTGCGCCGGCACTGCTGCGCCAGCGCATCGAGGCCGACGGCCAGAAGTGGCAGCGCGTGATCAAGACCGCGCAGATCAAGCTCGACTGA
- a CDS encoding fumarate hydratase C-terminal domain-containing protein gives MLHKLELPLSREKVRELAVGDMVTLDGDITVSIGLPTHQRMAQAVADGQALPVDLRGGAFFHLSTFVRETADGPVPLYMNPSTSTRYNAWMPPLVRGLDLRLTGGKGGLDAACVQALRDTGCVYLSFLGGGAPLLSRCCAAWCRPIGTNTSRSSAC, from the coding sequence ATGCTCCACAAGCTTGAACTTCCCCTCTCGCGCGAGAAGGTGCGCGAACTCGCGGTCGGCGACATGGTGACGCTGGACGGCGATATCACCGTCAGCATCGGCCTGCCCACGCACCAGCGCATGGCGCAGGCCGTGGCCGACGGCCAGGCGTTGCCGGTCGATCTGCGCGGCGGCGCCTTCTTCCACCTGAGCACCTTCGTGCGCGAGACCGCCGACGGCCCCGTGCCGCTCTACATGAACCCGAGCACCAGCACGCGCTACAACGCCTGGATGCCGCCGCTGGTGCGCGGCCTCGATCTGCGGCTGACCGGCGGCAAGGGCGGGCTCGACGCGGCCTGCGTGCAGGCGCTGCGCGACACCGGCTGCGTCTACCTGTCCTTTCTCGGCGGCGGAGCGCCGCTGCTCTCGCGCTGCTGCGCCGCGTGGTGTCGTCCCATTGGAACGAATACATCTCGCAGTTCCGCCTGCTGA
- a CDS encoding porin, protein MRPIFGHAVRRGRCGISGYSNKSTDPKSATLANPFYRNQGSVTASQRVLSNSGLASSRVGFRGVEDLGGGLAASFWLESSITNDSGQEGIQSFARRSTVSLSGSFGEIRLGRDINATFTNDFVFDPLGVNGVGVNLLYRAGTAMSKMGVPQSAGVSPVLTNAYARSSNMVSYFLPPNLGGFYGQVQYAFNEKTQTSPGVLTPAATDTRSGRFVGGRFGYDRGPLNVALALSRNTLLSDYLTGTTLRQDTVNLGAAYDLGVAKLFGEVSRIKNRTIVTGLAASTASDLDLSGLMFGVNVPVGPGVIRASYAKVRYDYHRPFNTTPDPKARQLALSYVHNLSKRTALYASVARIDNRNGAALSVGGPSFVSGALVPSRSTGYDFGLRHAF, encoded by the coding sequence GTGCGCCCAATCTTCGGTCACGCTGTTCGGCGTGGTCGATGCGGCATCAGCGGCTATTCGAACAAGTCGACGGACCCGAAATCGGCCACGCTGGCCAATCCGTTCTATCGGAACCAGGGCAGCGTCACCGCGAGCCAGCGGGTGCTGTCGAACTCGGGCCTTGCGTCCAGCCGCGTCGGCTTTCGCGGCGTCGAAGACCTGGGCGGCGGACTGGCCGCGAGCTTCTGGCTCGAATCATCGATCACCAACGACTCGGGGCAGGAAGGCATCCAGAGCTTCGCGCGCCGCTCGACAGTCAGCCTGTCCGGCAGCTTCGGCGAGATCCGCCTGGGCCGGGATATCAACGCGACCTTCACCAACGACTTCGTGTTCGACCCGCTCGGCGTCAATGGCGTGGGCGTCAACCTGCTCTACCGCGCCGGCACCGCGATGAGCAAGATGGGCGTGCCGCAATCGGCGGGCGTGTCCCCGGTGCTGACCAATGCCTATGCGCGCAGCAGCAACATGGTGTCCTACTTCCTGCCGCCGAACCTCGGGGGCTTCTATGGACAGGTGCAGTACGCCTTCAACGAGAAGACCCAGACCTCGCCCGGCGTGCTGACGCCCGCCGCGACCGACACGCGTTCGGGCCGCTTCGTCGGCGGACGCTTCGGCTACGACCGGGGGCCGCTGAACGTGGCCCTGGCGCTCAGTCGCAACACGCTGCTGAGCGACTACCTCACGGGCACCACGCTGCGACAGGACACCGTCAACCTCGGCGCGGCCTACGACCTGGGCGTGGCGAAGCTCTTCGGCGAGGTTTCGCGCATCAAGAACCGGACGATCGTCACCGGCCTGGCGGCCAGTACAGCGTCCGACCTCGATCTCTCGGGATTGATGTTCGGCGTCAACGTGCCGGTGGGGCCGGGCGTGATCCGGGCGTCTTATGCAAAGGTGCGGTACGACTACCACCGGCCGTTCAACACCACGCCGGACCCGAAGGCGCGGCAGCTGGCGTTGAGCTACGTGCACAACCTGTCCAAACGCACCGCCCTGTATGCGAGCGTTGCGCGCATCGACAACAGGAACGGCGCGGCGCTGTCCGTGGGTGGTCCGAGCTTCGTGTCGGGCGCTCTTGTGCCAAGCCGCTCGACCGGCTACGACTTCGGGCTTCGCCATGCCTTCTGA
- a CDS encoding ketopantoate reductase family protein: MPSDSMRTPTNGCPLRIAVIGAGAIGGHFAARLAQAGHSVTVLDRGATLEAIREHGLRYTSGPQPQQCIAVRAAASPLEMEPPELVVLALKSHVLPAVVPTLSPLLKEGATVLPVGNGLPWWYFLVPGKPLSGLRLRSVDPEGAIERSIDVQQVLGGSVMASCHCSEPGVVVHSAGGRVVVGEPAGGLSERAQHWAGVLADAGLGAVASDDIRSELWLKLLGNACANPLSLLTGVTTDRMLDDDPMRQLFERMMTECISLGRRLGLTIQTDTAQRMAQTRKLGAIKTSMLQDMEAGRGVELDAILGAALESASALQQPVPYLESAFALACMRAQQAGLYFSRSSAR, from the coding sequence ATGCCTTCTGATTCCATGCGCACCCCGACGAACGGGTGCCCCCTGCGCATCGCGGTCATTGGCGCGGGCGCCATCGGCGGCCACTTCGCGGCGCGGCTCGCGCAGGCCGGGCACTCGGTCACCGTGCTCGACCGCGGCGCCACGCTGGAAGCGATTCGCGAGCACGGCCTGCGCTACACAAGCGGCCCGCAGCCGCAGCAATGCATCGCGGTTCGCGCCGCGGCATCGCCGCTCGAGATGGAGCCGCCCGAACTCGTGGTGCTCGCGCTCAAGTCGCACGTGCTGCCGGCGGTGGTGCCCACGCTGTCGCCCCTGCTGAAAGAAGGAGCCACTGTTCTGCCGGTCGGCAACGGCTTGCCGTGGTGGTATTTCCTGGTGCCCGGAAAGCCGCTGTCCGGTTTGCGTCTTCGAAGCGTGGACCCCGAAGGCGCCATCGAAAGAAGCATCGACGTGCAACAGGTGCTCGGCGGCAGCGTGATGGCGTCCTGCCACTGTTCGGAGCCGGGCGTGGTAGTGCACAGCGCCGGCGGACGCGTCGTGGTCGGAGAGCCGGCCGGCGGACTCAGCGAACGTGCGCAGCACTGGGCCGGCGTGCTGGCTGACGCCGGGCTTGGCGCCGTCGCGAGCGACGATATCCGCAGCGAGCTTTGGCTCAAATTGCTGGGCAATGCCTGTGCCAATCCGCTGAGCCTGCTGACCGGCGTGACCACCGACCGGATGCTGGACGATGATCCGATGCGCCAATTGTTCGAACGCATGATGACCGAGTGCATCTCGCTCGGTCGGCGGCTGGGCCTGACGATCCAGACCGACACGGCGCAGCGCATGGCGCAGACACGCAAGCTCGGCGCGATCAAGACCTCGATGCTGCAGGACATGGAGGCCGGCCGCGGCGTGGAACTCGATGCGATCCTCGGTGCCGCGCTCGAAAGCGCATCGGCCTTGCAGCAGCCGGTGCCCTACCTGGAGAGCGCGTTCGCGCTGGCCTGCATGCGGGCGCAGCAGGCCGGGTTGTACTTCTCGCGAAGTTCGGCCCGCTGA
- a CDS encoding DUF1566 domain-containing protein, whose translation MQRTSRFTTTRPESAAVVTDATTGLRWLRCAVGQTSKGERCVGEPERLGLMDAQARVHALNTQGHEGITQWRLPTIGELAALRRCDHGLVDESFTLALSPEQSPVTLPRWCVGETTIPTIDAARFPDTPPIKFWSGSGSEADQHFYAVNFGNAWIGLNEDAESTHAVRPVADRAR comes from the coding sequence TTGCAACGAACAAGCCGTTTCACCACGACCCGCCCTGAGTCGGCGGCTGTCGTCACCGATGCCACCACCGGGTTGCGATGGCTGCGCTGCGCCGTGGGCCAGACCTCGAAGGGCGAACGTTGTGTGGGCGAGCCCGAGAGGCTGGGCCTGATGGATGCCCAGGCACGCGTTCACGCGCTCAATACCCAAGGCCATGAGGGCATCACCCAGTGGCGGCTGCCGACCATCGGGGAACTGGCCGCCCTGCGGCGCTGCGACCACGGACTGGTGGACGAGAGCTTCACGCTCGCACTGAGCCCCGAGCAGTCTCCCGTGACCCTGCCACGCTGGTGCGTAGGCGAAACCACCATTCCCACCATCGACGCGGCGCGCTTCCCCGATACGCCGCCCATCAAGTTCTGGTCGGGCTCCGGCAGCGAGGCCGATCAGCACTTCTATGCCGTGAACTTCGGCAACGCGTGGATCGGGCTGAACGAGGACGCCGAATCCACGCACGCCGTGCGCCCGGTGGCCGACCGGGCGCGCTGA
- a CDS encoding SpoIIE family protein phosphatase, with protein sequence MPETSEYLSDFRPRFRQPSAADLCTEVPCMTTEETNEKVMEVFNRHRDLVSLPVVEQNQPIGLINRNIFLSQMSKPFRVELYGRKSCIAFMDKDPLIVDAALDLEALTFKTVAHGEKALSDGFIITRDGEFAGVGNGLQLMRLVADLQVSRNRQIMHSIEYASVIQRSTLRSSLDALSRACPEAHLVWEPRDVVGGDFYQFSTAADGWFATVADCTGHGVPGAFMTLIASTNLNQAIEQHGPRDPALLLGNVNRSIKHMLGQMDGQDATPGSDDGMDAACFWFEPAHGRLVFAGARLSLFLLRPGADAVELVEGQRKGVGYMDTEFDFGWTNQELHLPQGSLVFVSTDGLIDQVGGPRAIALGKRRVRELLLEQRGRTAAQVNQAVLDALRAWQGEHHRRDDLTFFCFRT encoded by the coding sequence ATGCCCGAAACCTCCGAGTATTTGAGCGATTTCCGGCCGCGTTTTCGCCAGCCCAGCGCGGCGGATCTCTGCACGGAAGTGCCGTGCATGACGACCGAGGAGACGAACGAGAAGGTGATGGAGGTTTTCAACCGGCACCGCGACCTCGTCAGCCTGCCGGTGGTGGAGCAGAACCAGCCGATCGGCCTGATCAACCGGAACATCTTCCTGTCGCAGATGAGCAAGCCGTTCCGCGTCGAGCTGTATGGCCGCAAGAGTTGCATCGCCTTCATGGACAAGGACCCGCTGATCGTCGATGCGGCGCTGGACCTGGAAGCGTTGACCTTCAAGACCGTGGCGCACGGCGAGAAGGCCCTGTCCGACGGCTTCATCATCACGCGCGACGGCGAGTTCGCCGGCGTCGGCAACGGCTTGCAGCTCATGCGCCTGGTGGCGGACCTGCAGGTGTCGCGCAACCGCCAGATCATGCACAGCATCGAATACGCCAGCGTGATCCAGCGCTCCACCCTGCGCAGCTCGCTCGACGCCCTGTCGCGCGCCTGTCCCGAGGCCCACCTGGTGTGGGAGCCGCGCGACGTGGTCGGCGGCGATTTCTACCAGTTCAGCACCGCGGCGGACGGCTGGTTCGCCACCGTGGCCGACTGCACGGGGCACGGCGTTCCCGGCGCCTTCATGACGCTGATCGCCTCCACCAACCTGAATCAGGCCATCGAGCAGCACGGGCCGCGCGACCCCGCCCTCCTGCTGGGCAACGTGAATCGCAGTATCAAACATATGCTGGGCCAGATGGACGGGCAGGACGCAACGCCCGGCTCGGACGACGGCATGGACGCCGCGTGCTTCTGGTTCGAGCCCGCGCATGGCCGGCTGGTGTTTGCCGGCGCCCGGCTGTCGCTGTTCCTGCTGCGCCCCGGCGCCGATGCCGTGGAACTGGTCGAGGGGCAGCGCAAGGGCGTGGGCTACATGGACACCGAGTTCGACTTCGGCTGGACCAACCAGGAACTGCACCTGCCCCAGGGCAGCCTTGTCTTCGTGAGCACCGACGGGCTGATCGACCAGGTCGGCGGCCCCCGCGCCATCGCACTGGGCAAGCGTCGCGTGCGCGAACTGCTGCTCGAGCAGCGCGGGCGCACGGCCGCGCAAGTCAATCAGGCGGTGCTGGACGCCCTGCGGGCCTGGCAAGGCGAGCACCACCGCCGCGACGACCTGACCTTTTTCTGTTTCCGCACCTGA
- a CDS encoding DUF1987 domain-containing protein: protein MENLYIAPTPSSPQVDFKFDARTLSLRGESYPENAAAFYGEVIARLKEYLAQQSGTQIEVNIALAYFNSSSTKMLFNLIAALNDAVEAGNRVNLNWYHDEDDDTILEFGQELSEDFPAIDFASHPVKPA, encoded by the coding sequence ATGGAAAACCTCTACATCGCCCCGACGCCCAGTTCCCCCCAGGTGGACTTCAAGTTCGACGCTCGGACACTCAGCCTGCGGGGCGAGTCCTATCCCGAAAACGCCGCCGCCTTCTATGGCGAGGTGATTGCGCGACTCAAGGAATACCTGGCCCAGCAAAGCGGCACCCAGATCGAGGTCAATATCGCATTGGCCTACTTCAACAGCTCCAGCACCAAGATGCTGTTCAACCTGATCGCGGCGCTCAACGACGCGGTGGAGGCCGGCAACCGGGTGAACCTGAACTGGTACCACGACGAGGACGACGACACCATCCTCGAATTCGGCCAGGAGCTCAGCGAAGACTTTCCCGCGATCGACTTCGCGAGCCATCCCGTGAAGCCGGCCTGA
- a CDS encoding GGDEF domain-containing protein has product MDTAAPPDLFDAESRALQAARAAYDASATTQSEPCRQALGELLTAYERLLRETRRLVRRSDRAEFDMNQLNLRLQDLAAELEYRATHDPLTGVLNRAAIIELVNSHFSDGDIALIVLDIDHFKRINDSFGHPTGDRVIQAVVSCLKQEVPTTAQIGRVGGEEFTVVLPGQGGDASGQVAQALRRAIEAYAFDLPDGSGVTASFGVCWSPRGSNFDSAYGLADEALYVAKRGGRNQVALASGHAQPA; this is encoded by the coding sequence ATGGACACCGCCGCACCGCCGGATCTGTTCGACGCCGAGAGCCGGGCGCTGCAAGCCGCGCGCGCCGCCTACGACGCCAGCGCCACGACGCAGTCCGAACCCTGCCGGCAGGCGCTGGGCGAACTGCTCACGGCCTACGAACGGCTCCTGCGCGAAACGCGCCGGCTGGTGCGCCGCAGTGACCGGGCCGAATTCGACATGAACCAGCTGAACCTGCGCCTGCAGGACCTGGCGGCCGAGCTCGAATACCGCGCCACGCACGATCCGCTGACCGGCGTGCTCAACCGGGCGGCCATCATCGAGCTCGTGAACAGCCATTTTTCGGACGGTGACATCGCACTGATCGTGCTGGACATCGATCACTTCAAGCGCATCAACGACAGCTTCGGCCACCCCACGGGAGACCGCGTCATCCAGGCCGTGGTGAGCTGCCTCAAGCAAGAGGTGCCGACGACGGCGCAGATCGGCCGTGTCGGCGGCGAGGAATTCACCGTGGTGCTGCCAGGGCAAGGCGGCGATGCCAGCGGACAGGTCGCGCAGGCGCTGCGGCGTGCCATCGAGGCGTATGCATTCGATCTGCCCGACGGCAGCGGCGTCACGGCCAGCTTCGGCGTGTGCTGGTCGCCGCGCGGCAGCAACTTCGACAGCGCCTACGGTCTGGCCGACGAAGCCCTGTATGTCGCCAAGCGCGGCGGACGCAACCAGGTCGCGCTCGCATCCGGCCACGCGCAACCCGCATGA
- a CDS encoding type II toxin-antitoxin system RelE/ParE family toxin — protein MRLEWSPLAMDDRERIFDFIEKDDSRAAISVDERIATQVLVLLQFPEGGRPGRIEGTRELVIRRTPYIVAYRVEEDGVRILRVLHSAQSWPGGLTDLS, from the coding sequence GTGAGGCTTGAGTGGTCGCCGCTGGCGATGGATGACCGCGAGCGAATATTCGATTTCATCGAGAAAGATGACTCACGCGCGGCAATCTCGGTAGATGAGCGCATTGCCACGCAGGTATTGGTGCTGCTGCAGTTTCCAGAGGGCGGGCGTCCGGGGCGCATCGAAGGAACCCGCGAACTTGTCATTCGTCGCACGCCATACATCGTGGCGTATCGGGTCGAAGAAGATGGCGTTCGCATCTTGCGAGTTCTTCACAGTGCACAGTCGTGGCCCGGTGGACTGACAGATCTGTCGTGA
- a CDS encoding type II toxin-antitoxin system RelB/DinJ family antitoxin — MAANALVQTRIDAEIKERATAVLDNIGLSVSDVMRIVLTRVAKEGALPAGLTVDPAAYDAWFRAKVQEALDDPRPGIPHEKVEAHFAKRRAAAQLKAGEGGA; from the coding sequence ATGGCCGCAAACGCATTGGTGCAGACCCGCATCGACGCCGAAATCAAGGAGCGCGCGACTGCTGTGCTCGACAACATCGGTCTTAGCGTGTCGGATGTGATGAGGATCGTTTTGACGCGCGTGGCAAAAGAGGGCGCGTTGCCGGCGGGCCTGACCGTCGATCCCGCGGCGTATGACGCCTGGTTCCGGGCCAAGGTCCAGGAGGCCTTGGACGACCCTCGCCCGGGTATTCCTCATGAAAAAGTCGAGGCGCATTTCGCCAAGCGTCGTGCGGCCGCGCAGCTCAAGGCCGGTGAAGGTGGCGCGTGA
- a CDS encoding AraC family transcriptional regulator: MRDRLNADPLASIVALLRPQTVLSKFVSGAGSWAVQYPSYGQPSFCLMVQGSCWLRLDSADPFLMEPGDYVLLPATPGLRMGSDLEAMDRPAMRIAEASPAGEVRHGTQEDEAAVRMLGGYFLFDPTSAPLLVGLLPMVVHIKAADSGAARLSWIARAIGEESMTPRPGGDAILTRLVEIMLIEALRWQPAQDAAPISGLLAGLADPRMANALRLIHEDVARRWTIEDLASKVGMSRAAFAARFTQILGAPPMEYVLRWRMALAKDMLWHDGLSLGEVAHAVGYQSASAFSAAFSRSVGLSPSAFARTGRADPPAAPAEARLDA, translated from the coding sequence ATGCGAGATCGTCTAAATGCGGACCCACTGGCTTCCATCGTGGCCTTGCTGCGACCCCAAACGGTGCTGTCCAAGTTCGTCAGTGGCGCGGGCAGTTGGGCGGTGCAATATCCGAGCTACGGGCAGCCCAGCTTCTGCCTGATGGTGCAAGGCTCATGCTGGCTGAGGCTGGACTCGGCAGATCCCTTTCTCATGGAACCGGGGGACTACGTATTGCTGCCCGCAACGCCGGGTTTGCGCATGGGGAGCGACCTCGAGGCAATGGATCGCCCCGCCATGCGTATCGCGGAGGCGAGTCCGGCGGGAGAGGTCCGACATGGCACCCAGGAGGACGAGGCGGCGGTGAGGATGCTCGGCGGCTACTTCCTGTTCGACCCGACGAGCGCTCCGCTGCTGGTGGGGCTTCTGCCCATGGTGGTCCACATCAAGGCGGCGGACAGCGGGGCGGCGCGTTTGAGCTGGATTGCGCGCGCCATCGGCGAAGAGAGCATGACGCCGAGACCCGGTGGCGACGCCATCCTGACGCGCCTTGTCGAGATCATGCTGATCGAAGCGCTGCGCTGGCAACCCGCGCAGGACGCAGCGCCGATTTCAGGACTCCTGGCGGGCCTGGCCGATCCGCGCATGGCGAATGCGCTGCGACTGATTCATGAGGACGTCGCGCGGCGCTGGACCATCGAGGATCTCGCGAGCAAGGTCGGCATGTCGCGCGCGGCCTTTGCCGCGCGCTTCACACAAATTCTTGGCGCGCCACCGATGGAGTACGTGCTGCGATGGCGCATGGCCCTGGCTAAGGACATGCTGTGGCATGACGGACTCTCGCTCGGCGAGGTCGCTCATGCAGTCGGCTACCAATCGGCAAGCGCGTTCAGTGCTGCCTTCAGTCGTTCCGTGGGGCTCTCTCCCAGCGCGTTTGCACGCACGGGGCGTGCCGATCCGCCTGCAGCCCCTGCAGAGGCTAGGCTCGACGCTTGA